tatatataagtatttccttttcttatttgttcttttataaTCTTTTGCATGTATTCATCGTTAAGAGATAAGAATTAGGCATGAAAAACATTTATGATTTATAGTATATTGGTGCTGCATCACTCACTGTAATCGtgaattattttacatattattgtTTTTCTATTGTTCAGATCACAAGAAGCAAAATTTAGGGCAACAAAATATGATATGGGAATTGTGACTCAAGAAATTCGCCCGTCAGAAAATAAAGGACTTTCACAAACCAGTGAAACAGATTATGATCTAAACCAGGTACTGTTTTTACCTactatttaatttgatatagcACTTTCCTTACTTTTAGAAATTCAAAAGTTTCATAGTATTGAACCATTGTTTAGAAACCGTAAGGCTGTTTGATTTGTGAAGCACTCTTCTATTTcttgattttatatatcaaaaaaatcaagctactttttattttcaatgtttttcaCTAAAATGTTGAAAATACTTCAAAGTTGTAACACTCCAAAATTAGACATAAgtatatatgtaattattacaaactttgaatatatacatttcaaaagaaagaaaaaaaacttatagGTGTGTTTGTATGTAAAAGATCCTAGGAAAACTATTGACTTACCACATTAGTAGAATCACAACATAATAATGGATAATGTTTAAATTAAACATTagaattcaatttatatgtGAATAATTCAAAGTAGTGTAAACAATCACACAATACAAAAAGTTACATCAAAATTTAATGGTTTCCATAAGActactaatttcaaatttagagCCACTAACACTTTCCACCAATCTACTGTTCATTAAATGATTACTTGTGTGTACATAACTTAGGTTATCATTTGAATCTAGATTTCTTTACCAACCCCTTAACTTAACACTTACACTTATACAAGATCTTAGcatattaataacatatttttaaagtcAAAACTGTGATAgaagttttaaatttcaaaatggtaacgtatataataattgatattaatgatatattttcaCGAGTcaagtttatataaataaatttgtaactTTAGTATACAAAGCTAAATCTAGTCATAGCCCAGTTCTAATTACATAGTTGTTTGATTCGTTCCATTTAAAAGGAAGAAAACAACAACATATGAAATACAAAAGTTTTTATTTAGGAAAAAATATAACGAATAAGAATGAAATTTACCTCGGCACCAATTTGAGTATGGTTTATTTTAGCAAATGAAAACATTTTCTCAAATTATATCTTTACATAATACTTATATGTAAGCTTATAATTGACATGTaattttgatttcttaattagtcCTCCATAGTTTACACTTTTATTCCTTCACAATTTAGTTAGATGATAagtttaatgaaataattaatattatgctTATTATCAAACTTCTAAACAACTAAATGGAAATTTAATTAGacacaatactaataatatcaATTACTATTTTGCAGGAACCCGAATCATGTGCATACATACATAGTGATActtcaaatgaagaaaataGTAGAAGAATGAAATTTCTTGATTTCACATTCTCTTTTAGTTCTGCACTAATTCCAACCATGCATGGTAATCAAGAGAGGATGCATTTTTCTTCACCAAATGCAGCAGATAATCATGCCGTCGATTCTAATTCTGTACAACCTCATGGGAGCAACAACTACATAAATTTAGACCTAGCAATATGAACAAGGATCGTATCTGTAACCAACCACGCATTGTTTATCGTAGGTTTAGGTTTTTGGCAAAGATTGTAAAAGTTAATGAATTATTGTATAAtctataataattaaagaaaagttTAAACCGTCCTTCTATTAAGTCGCTTAATTTATATTGCTTTTACAGATTCgtgtcttttaaatttatatgcgTTTTTctataacatatttttcttttaaagatcATAGGTTTAATCATGCATGATCGAACTCAAGTTAAAGTTTTCATTGACGTTCTACACAGCTTTAACAACCTGAACATGACTTTTCTTATCAGTAAAAAATCATAACTTTCAGAGTTACTATTTGTTCACCCCAACCCACCATATACTTACGTTATTTGCCATCTTGATTCTGCAGCATGCCTATTTTTCGTTTATCTACCAGTTTTGCAGACTATGTAATATGCCTGGTGGCTTACCTCAGCATCACTACACCTATCACCTGCATAGCAGGGCAAATATGATCAACAAATCGAGCAATTTCTCTGTTTTGTTACTCTTTAAAGTGCAGATTGGATATAACTCCCCAACTAGAGGGGTCAACTTTACCATTGCCCATGGCCCAGCTTTGGCCAATCCTTGTAAAAAACCTCTTTTACGGGGCTACCAATTGATGGGGCCAAAAAAATCTCGACTATAAGACTTTCATTAACTCTTAAAAACAATAGACATTCAACCTGGGTCATATATCGAGTTGGGTTGTCTCGTGCCACAAGCCAATATGGGCCAGCTTAGGCTGAAGGTCGAGATAGGTCGGCTTAGGCCGAAAGTCCAAACGGGTCGTTTCGGATAGAAATTTGAGACGAACTCTCTCGATCTGTAAGTCAGGAAGGGTCAACTTGGGTTGAAGATCGGGACGGGCTAGCTAGGGCCAAAGGTCAAGACCAATCGGCTAGGGTCAAATGATGAGACCTGCTAATAGATTTAGCTCCGACCAAAATTCGACCAAGTCTGTCCCATTTGAAACTCGTCCGAATTTAGCTGTGTCTGCCCAAACCGAATTTTGGTCGATTCGGCCCCAATGAAATTCAAGAGGTCTACCCAAAAGCATGTGGTGGCTGACAACTGGATTAAAGCTGAAGTTCAATGGTTTCCTAAAAAGGTGATTTGATTGTGAGTTCGTCGATTGTTAAATGGTAATGGATATTTGCTATGATGTTTTTTTCTATGATTGGATTCATTTGCTATCGTGGTTGTGATGTCATAACCCCTAGCCATGGCCAAGCACATTCAAGAATAGTAGGCTTCACCTATGGAAGGCGGGCCCAAGCTCTTATCATCTTGGGCCATCAGTGAGTTGTTAGTAGAGTAGATTTATTTTGGGTCTTGTATTATAGACCTAGTAGTATAGGGTTTTCTTTCAGGTCTTGTGTAAAAAGCCAAGTAATCTAAGGTTTCTTTTGGGCCTATGGTTGTAGTCTACGATTTTCATTTTAGAGGAGGTGAGCCCTACGGAGACACATGGATCTAGGGTAAAAACTCTAGCTTAGAGCGCAAAACTTCTAGAAGAAGGTTTACCTTATGCACAGATGAAGAGATAAATTCTAGAAGCTTGTGGGCACTTGGCTATAGTGGTCTCCAAGTTGCTCTCTTTTGTGAGACACATGCTCTTGCTATGTGTCCTTCTCCTATTGGAGAGGGTTAGTGGTCAAGTGTCCTCCTTTTAATGTAGAGGAATTTTGCCTTGGTCTCTAAGTTAATAGAATGAGGTGATAAATATTTCCATTTaatttagcaaagaaaataacaatatcaagatgagtagcatccatacaACCATAATCAGAATCGTCATCTTCACAAGCAAATTGTGTTTTTCTGTTCTTCtccttattttttaagatacTTTGGTGTAGTActactcaaatggcctttaccatcgTAATGATAACATATACTTTTATCTTACTTACcattattttaacctttttctttttgaaactttCTTTATGACCATGTCCACAATCATGATCCCTAGCATTATCACAACAACAACCAAGGCCACAGCTATgaccatgaaaatataaataaaaaatattgttgcattcacttctaggaatggAGCGGGACCAGTTGGGCgaatctcatgatttttcatcaaaagtttCATTGTTTTGTTCAGCGATACAAAGGCGTTGTTCAGCGATACAAAGGcgtgaaaaaaattcaaaatatt
This portion of the Vigna unguiculata cultivar IT97K-499-35 chromosome 6, ASM411807v1, whole genome shotgun sequence genome encodes:
- the LOC114187568 gene encoding probable transcription factor KAN4, translating into MKNSKKTGVRKYQKSENPRLRWTPELHEYFVEVVEGLGGKNKATPKSILQMMHVKGLRISHIKSHLQMYRNLKGHTILSSMHQEMEGNEDYKDLPMCSNCSSQRSQEAKFRATKYDMGIVTQEIRPSENKGLSQTSETDYDLNQEPESCAYIHSDTSNEENSRRMKFLDFTFSFSSALIPTMHGNQERMHFSSPNAADNHAVDSNSVQPHGSNNYINLDLAI